The sequence AGAGAACGCAATACATAAAATGTTTACAGAGTGTTAAGTTTATTAAACTTCTTCTCACTCTGGAACCTCACCAGCAAGGAACACAACGCCTCTTTGCTAAAATCCCAAAACCATCAATTGGGATAGAAGTCTCAGCAGCAGCTACCGCTGTTCAGAACTCCGGTGAACTGATCAACCGCAACCGATTCTTAGGAACTTAAGATTGTATGGCCAACGTTTACGACTGGTTTGAGGAACGCTTGGAAATTCAGGCCCTCGCTGAGGATGTCACTAGCAAGTACGTCCCTCCCCATGTCAACATCTTCTACTGTCTGGGTGGCATTACCCTAGTTTGCTTTCTCATCCAGTTTGCCACTGGATTTGCCATGACGTTCTACTACAGGCCAACAGTCGCCGAAGCATACACCTCCGTACAGTACATCATGACTGACGTGAACTTCGGCTGGCTAATTCGCTCCATCCACCGCTGGTCTGCCAGCATGATGGTGCTGATGATGATTTTGCACGTCTTCCGTGTTTACCTGACAGGCGGCTTCAAAAAGCCCCGCGAATTGACCTGGGTCAGCGGTGTGATCTTAGCCGTAATCACCGTTTCCTTTGGTGTAACAGGCTACTCTCTACCTTGGGATCAAGTAGGCTACTGGGCGGTGAAAATCGTCAGCGGCGTACCAGAAGCAATCCCTGTAGTCGGCGTTTTAATCTCCGATTTGTTGCGCGGTGGTTCCAGTGTTGGACAAGCAACACTGACTCGTTATTACAGCGCCCACACATTTGTACTCCCCTGGTTAATAGCGGTCTTCATGCTATTCCACTTCTTGATGATCCGCAAACAAGGAATTTCCGGCCCCTTGTAATGTCAACCCCAGCCGAAAAAGGCTAAAGCGGCATTTCCAAGATAGAGTTGTTTGTTTTAAACTTAGGAAATTGAGAAATAAACAATTCATAAGCGACAAAACAGCAAAAACTTCTATCTCAACTGAAAGCTGTCAGCATATCCCACCCAGCTAACCAAAAGATTTTGCAACAGCGTCTGTGTGTCAGCAAGAGATGGCTAACAGCTTTCATAAAATGCCTAAACTCAAACTCAAGCAGGAGCGCACCATAAACAATGGCAACACAAAAAAAACCTGATCTTAGCGATCCTCTATTAAGAGCTAAACTGGCGAAAGGCATGGGCCATAACTACTACGGCGAACCCGCCTGGCCTAATGACCTATTGTACGTGTTTCCCATCGTCATCATGGGCTCATTCGCGTGCATCGTGGCTCTAGCAGTCCTAGACCCAGCTTTAACAGGCGAGCCAGCTAATCCTTTCGCTACACCACTAGAAATTTTGCCAGAGTGGTACTTGTACCCAGTTTTCCAGATTTTGCGATCGCTGCCTAACAAACTCCTAGGAGTATTGGCAATGGCTTCAGTACCTTTGGGACTGATTCTCGTGCCCTTTATCGAGAACGTCAATAAGTTCCAAAATCCTTTCCGTCGTCCAGTTGCCACCACAGTATTCTTATTTGGCACAATTGTTACTCTGTGGCTAGGTATTGGTGCTGCATTACCACTAGATAAATCTCTGACCTTGGGGCTATTCTAAA is a genomic window of Fortiea contorta PCC 7126 containing:
- the petB gene encoding cytochrome b6, whose product is MANVYDWFEERLEIQALAEDVTSKYVPPHVNIFYCLGGITLVCFLIQFATGFAMTFYYRPTVAEAYTSVQYIMTDVNFGWLIRSIHRWSASMMVLMMILHVFRVYLTGGFKKPRELTWVSGVILAVITVSFGVTGYSLPWDQVGYWAVKIVSGVPEAIPVVGVLISDLLRGGSSVGQATLTRYYSAHTFVLPWLIAVFMLFHFLMIRKQGISGPL
- the petD gene encoding cytochrome b6-f complex subunit IV; this translates as MATQKKPDLSDPLLRAKLAKGMGHNYYGEPAWPNDLLYVFPIVIMGSFACIVALAVLDPALTGEPANPFATPLEILPEWYLYPVFQILRSLPNKLLGVLAMASVPLGLILVPFIENVNKFQNPFRRPVATTVFLFGTIVTLWLGIGAALPLDKSLTLGLF